Within Sorghum bicolor cultivar BTx623 chromosome 2, Sorghum_bicolor_NCBIv3, whole genome shotgun sequence, the genomic segment TCAAAGTAATCCTCAGCTTGTGAAATCCAGAGACGTGTGTTTCACCCTCATAGGTAGGAAAATTAAGCTTAGGCAAGTGACTATGGTCATTAAGTGCGAGATCTGGTGGGTGAGTGGCATGCTGAGAATCAAACAAAGTACCATGAAACTGTTGTAGGTCTGAATACGTACCATTGGCCGGGGAATGGTTCGGGGAAAGTTTTTCCCCATCACCATCCACCCGTGTAATCATGTCATCGTGGTGCCCGCTGGGCCGAGCAGCCATATTACCTGCAGGTGAGCGCATGGCGGTCTGCTCCAACAACGGCGATGAAGACATCACCCCGGCCGAAGGAAATGGATTGTCGAAGACGGATCGATCCATGTACTTGGTGAGCTTGGAGATCTTCAGCTTGAGGTCGTCCATGTCACCCTCCGTCGTCTGGCGCCAGGCCTCCAGCGACCCAGTAGCCTTGAGTATGGAGGCGACGACGGTGTCCTGACGAAGCTCGGCGTCGGACAGAAGCATGGATTGGCGCATCTCTGAATCAGTGATGCGACGCTCCCAGTTCAGATCCGAGTCGGCGATTTGCTTGGCGAGGGATGCGTCGATGTCGCTGAACTTGTTGGTGACGGACTCATCGATCTCGGCGAGGCGAGCCTCCATGGCGCGGTCGCTGGCAACAAAGCGCTGCTCGAGGGAATCGAGCTTGCGGTCCGTCGCAGCGAAGCACGAATCGAACTCCGTACGCTGCTCCTGGAAGAGACGGTGCATCTCGTCGAGAATCAACTTGGAGTCGGGATTCATGGCGCCGCGGCTGCGAGCGAAACGCGTGAAGTGGTGATGGTGAGGCGGCGGCGGGGAAGATCGATCCAGATCGCGAATCGAACCCGGATCGAGCGCGTGCGTGGAATTACGGAGCTCAAGATGCACGAATGCAAATCGAACTCGACAACCAGAGGCGTTTGCGGCTCGAACTACGGATCCGGAAAAAAAAATTGATGTGCGGAAGACACGCTAGCTCTGGTACCAGATGTAAGCAGCGAGATATAGCTAGATGGAATTTAGACAGATTAGCAAGAATTTGAGGAAGAACTCAGAGGAATCTCGTTAGAACGAGTAGTGTTTAGGAGTTAAGGATTACAATTtagttcttccataattcctctcccctctctctgAGTCATACATATACTACTTCATCCTGTTTCGTCCAACTAGTAGTGCAGGTGACCTATTCCCACTCTGGGCCTTGAACATGTGGGTTGGGCCGTCGTTGGCGCACACTCCTTCTCGGCCCATCAGCATTGTCTTCAGGAGGTGTCGTAGTTGTGTTGCTGACAGTCTTGTTTAGatacgaaaagattttggattttgctactgtagcactttcgtttgtttgtggcaaatattgtccaatcatagactaactaagatcaaaagattcgtctcgtgatttttacagttaaactgtgcaattagtttttatttttgtctatatttaatgcttcatgcatgtgccgaagattcgatgtgacagtgaattttgaaaacttttttgtttttgagatgaactaaataaggccttagtctatagttggacaataattaccacaaacaaacgaaagtactacagtgttaAAAAAATTTTTCTAcaccaactaaacacggccctagTTGGTTGGGTCATGACTGAAATGAGCTGCTTGCCTAGCTGTAGATAGGACAGTCATGCTGGGTCTGAAACAAATGGCACAAAGGTAGAACTCACTGATGCAGAGAAGGGAGGGGAACATGACCGATGAGCAAGAATTTGTATTCAATCATGCTATAGTGTAAAACTTTTTTCTCCTGCAATGCAGGTACAACAATAAAACTGAAATAATTCCTATTAATAGAATATATAGAGTAATCCTATTTTCCTTTTAAGTTAGACATGCTCATGTGCACCAAGTATTCCACCTATTTATATATTTCGAATTGGACCCTTATCTAGTCTAgtactatatatattatatattatattatatacttAAAAGCACAGACAGGTTTCGTCTAGACATTGTGCAATACAGTAAGGAATTGTCCCATTTATCTTCTTTTGCACCACAAATTTTGCATTCTGATGTTTTGGCTAGATTCCTGCTTTTCAACACACTTGTTGTGGGTATTGAGTTGAGTGCAAGATGCCAACAGAAAACCTTGATTTTAGATGGTAACTTCATGCTCCACAACATCAGAGCAATTGGTCATGCTATCAAAATAATCTTCTCTAGTCTTCTTTACCTTAATCAACATCATGTAGGCGGAACATACAGTAAAGAGCCCATTTTTTCATTGAACCATGCCCAACAGTCTTCATGTTTTCTCATACTCAGTGGAAATCTGGAGAATTGCTTCACTGCCTATGTCATGAAAAAAGTGCCTCACCACATCAACTTTCCATGTCATATAGAAGTATGATCAATCAGCTCACTTAGTCGTGTTggagggagggggggggggggggggggggttaggCTTGTTTGAAGCTACAGGTCTATACATTCTAGATCTTGGTATTCGGTTACACTCCCAAATTTATGTGCTTTCACCATCACCTATGTGTTTAACTAGTCCTTGTCTTAATACATCTATCCCATCACAAATAGCCCTCCATGTCTTAGATGGATTATTCCCAATCTGCGCACTAAGAGTGTCATTTGAGGGAAGTGATTTTGGCTTAGTGAGGAGGCACCATGCTTACTTAGCAAGAAGAGCCAAATTAAAAATTTCCATATCTCTAAAACCCATGCCTCCAATATATTTTGGTTGGGCCATCTTTTCCCATGCTACCCAacttgttttttcttttgcctCTTTCACTTTCCCACCAAAATTTTCTTAACAGAGAGTTTATATGATCACACAAACCTTTTGAAAGTCTGAAGCATCCCATAGTAGATGTAGAAATTGATTGGGCCACAACTTTAATTAAAATTTCTTTCCTTCCTGCagataattttttttctatCCAACCTTGAACTTTACTCCAAACTCTATCTTTAATGTACTAGAAAGCCCCATTTGTTGCTCTACCGACCCCCGTAGGCAATCCTAAATATTTCTTATTTAAGGATTTATTCTCCACATGAGTTATTGATTTAATTTCATTGTGAATGGTTTGCCTACAACCTTTGCTGAAAAAGATGGATGATTTTGCCAGATTTACCTATTGACCAGAGGCTTCACAATATTTTGCCAAGGATTCTTGCACTGCTCCTGTGTTGCATGTTGTAGATTTGAAGAACAAAAGACTGTCATAAGCAAATAAAAGATGGTTGATCTTTGGTGCCCATTGCGCAACCTGAAGATAGTCCTTCAGCACAAATTAGGAATAAATATGGAGAAATCAGGTCTCTTGTCTAATTCCTCTAGTTGATTTAAAATCTTGTAGTCGTTCTCCATTGAACAAGACTGAAAAAGAAACGGATGTGACACATTTCATTACTTTATTCATCCATGTTCGATAGAAACCCAATTTTAACATGATAGCCTCCAGATAATTCCATTCTACTCTATCATATGCCTTCGTCATATCCAACTTCAAAGCACAATGAGCATTAGCTTTTGACCTATTAGTATGCATAAAATGCGAACGTTCATGGGCAGCGAGAACGTTGTCAGTGATGATTCTACAAGGGACAAAAGCTGATTGCTCCACGGAAATGACATTCAGGAGAACCCTTTTCAACCTATTAGCCAAAGCTTTGGATATAATTTTGTATACGACATTGGAAAGACTTATAGGTCAAAATTGGTTCAAAGATACTGGACTTTGGACTTTTGGGATTAAAACGATGAACATACCATTGATTTCAGTTGGCATTTCATTTCCATTAAGAACTCCCAGCACCACCCTTGTCAAGTCGTCATGACAAACGTCCCAGTTATGCTGGAAAAAATGTGCAGGAAAACCATCAGGCCCTGGAGATTTGGTTGGAAACATTTGAAAGAGGACATTCTTTATTTCCTTCTCATCAAAAGGGGCACATAAAAATAATTCATCTCATTAGTTACCTTGTAGCGAACATGATCTAGAACCTGAGACAAGTTGGATGTACCCTACTCGTAGGTTTGGGGCCTGGAGTCGACGCTTGTGATTGTTCCCCGTTTGCTTGAACTTATCAACCAGAATCAGTAGTACTTTTCCAACCataaaacaatatttttctctcataataaatcaacatCAAAATTAGCCGTAGAAATGTTGCCGAACAGGGTGCGCATGTCCTCCGTGACTTGCAAGGGAAGGACTGCGACTCGTTTGCGGGGTTTGGGATTTAATTAGGATTGTTGGATTTGAGTGACTATGGAGAGAGAAAGGTAGAAATTGATTCTTGATCGTTAATTTCAGCGGTTGCTTTTCTAAGGACAAGAATTGGTGTGGACACAGAGAAAGGGTTGGGGGCACAATTTAGGGTGGTCGTAGGAAAGAACACAAGTGGTGGATTTTATTTAAGGTTTTTGGTAGATTGTAAAATAGATGGTTAAGGCGCAACATAACAATGGATTTTAGGGGTAGATAGATCAACAAGGCTTTAAGGTCTTAGGCAGATCGTAAAATAGATGGTTAAAACGAGACATAACTGTATTATATCTTGTTATGTATATGTGTTTTTTTGGATTATATACATGGTCATATATAATTGTGTGAAAGTTGAACTATGCTAAAAAATAGTCATTTGTTGTTTTTACGTGCATCCCTGAAATAGAGTCGTGGCGTTAACATGGACACtgtactaataaaaaaaaatgtcaACCTGACCCAACAACTTTGCTCGTAGTTGTCTTTTCTATTTTGATAAAATAATATTCTGCAATCTTCACAAACCACATTTAAGAAAAGGGAGTTCACCCGTAGGGCCACACACTAACCCTGCTTCCCTTTTGCTTGCTTTCTTTTTGCTCCGGGGAAGGAGCTCCTGTCTATAGTCGGTTCTTTGCGTTGGAGCTTTGGATGCACGTCCATTTCACGATTTGGTCGTAATAAACTAGATTCTTCTACCTCTAGTGAAAACTAAAGCTGATTGTTTGATTACAAGAAAAGAACAATCTTTATGAAATTAAAGGTCCAATCATCACCCAGAAATTTAACTTGATGTGATGCACACAGTACATGTGAGCACACAAACAATAAAGGGTGGTGGATAGAGTAGTACGCATATAGGGCGCTGATGAGCCCAAGAACCGCTTTCAGATAGGGTGAGCACATGATCAGTACTGCGACAGTGCCTGCCTGATCCTGCGTCCGGCATCCTTTCTGCAGTGATCGGACAAACACCGGTCGTACGCCTGCCGTGAAAGATGCACGGAATCGGCAGATGATATCCGCTTTGCATGCTATGCAATGCATGATTCACACGCACGCACGGACGCGCCGTGTCGATCATGTCAGACTTTGGCCCCGGCCGCGCGCGTCGCCGTGCGTCCCGTGGTCCTGTTCCTCCTCCCCGTCCGCCGGCTGCACGGCCGCCGCGTTCTTCTCCACGTCCTCTGCTTTGTCGCGGCCGCTGTCCGTCGTCGTCTCGCCCGCCGCCGCTTGTTGCTTGTCCTCCCTGCTCTTGCCCCACAGCACATTGTAGAGGCCCGCGACGAGGAGGACGCTGCCGATAATGCTGCGCCCATACAGATACAGAGAAGAGTCGTTGGAGATATAGCAGTAGCAGATAGCTAAAGCGTTTTCAGACAGCGAAACGACTGAAGAGATCATCTATCATCAGCTCGATCCGTTGGGTCGGGACCCCATCAGCTCGAGCCGATCGATCGTTGGCCACAACTATAACCCCACATCGTCTATGGTCTCCGTGAGCTCGACACGGTGCCACTTGCGGGGGGCGTGCGCAAGTCAAAAAGAAGTCGCGAGCGGATGGTTTTCCATCGCCGGCGACGTGTGGTGTGGCTGCCTGGCTGGCAATCAATGCGCGAGAATGCCATCGATGTGAATGTGATGTATGTGAGGTTACCATTTACCAATACCATTACCTTCCGAGGCTGACGTCCTCGCCCAGCAGGAAAGAGGCGATGGCCATGGTGAAGACGAGGCTGAGCGGCATCGACATGGACAGGAACACGGGCCCTTTCTTCTCGATCACCCAGATCTGCAGGTAGTACGAGATCGCCGCCACCACGATGCCCTGCAACGAAGAACAGAGAGATCAGAATTCAGAAGTGGGACTTGGCCAACCAAAGAGATCGACGGcctgccgccggcgccggcgccgggccGTGGCGTGTTAATCCAATCACGTACCGTGAAGAGCACGGAGGCGAGGCTGACGGGGCCGGCGAGCTTCCACCGGGAGAAGTCCCTCTCGAGGGCAAGCGCGATGGCCAGCGACTGGACGCTGGCGAACGCGCACTGGAGCGTCGTGTTGAGGAGCTTGGAAGGGTACTCCAGCAGCAACGGCCCCTGCTTCACTGTCCAGAGCGACCATATCACGACCGACGTTGTCATCAGGAAGATCCCCAGCGCCCACTCCCTGTTGGAATGGTGGGCGGCCGCCGCGCTCACGTGGTGCTGGAGGAGCTGGTGGTGGTTCATCGACTTGAGCTGGGGGCCCTGGTACAGCGCCAGCACGACGACGCCGGCGACGCAGAGGAGGATACCGGAGGCTTTGGCCATGCCATGGACGCTCCTCAGCTTCAGGGTCTCCATCCTGTCCATCGCCCAAACGAAAACTGTTAGCAGCTACGTAGTACATACTGAACATGGCGTCCTCCTCTTGGTTGTTTATTAAGGTCCATCAGACAGTGAGTGACCTGAACATGACGGCCAAGATGAAGGCGACCACCGGCACGATGTTGAAGATAGCCGACGACGAGGTCGCCGAAGCATATTTCAGGCCAATGCAGTACAAGTTGATCGTTCCAGCCATCCTGATCCACCAGAACGGCAACAGCTTGATCAGTGTTTCAGCGACAAGAACAGAGAATAATCTGCTGCGGCCAAAGCGCATGCTGAAATCGCCAACATACCCGTAGAAGCCGTGAGCAAAGATCTTGACGGAGAGCCTGAAGGTCAGAGGTGGCGCCGGTCGCTTCCTGCAAACGCATACATAGAACACCAGATGAGCTACTCACTCTCTTATCATTCACGGTGACTTGCAGAGAGCATGCACACACAAATTTACTGTTTGCTAGTAGATTCACTAGTGGAACTAGCCCCGATTACTTTGGTATCAGCTGGCTTCGCCATGGGTACCTGATTTCAAGGAAGGCGAAAGGCAGCAAGAAGATGGCGGCGACGGCGTGCCGGTAGAAGACGAAGACGGTGGTGCTGGTGCCTTCGTTGAAGGCCGCCTTGGTGAGGATGTGCATCCCCGCGTAGATGAGCCTGATGAGCACCACCGTGGCGTACACCTtgccgttgccgctgcccatggTGGCTATAGAACAACGATCGATGATGGTGCATCAACACTGCTCTTGTGCCTTGTGCCTGCCCCAGAGCTAAGCTAACGCCTCTATATATACGCGATGGCGAGCCAACAGAGTTCGTTTGTGTGAATTGCCAAGACTGCTTAAAGAGAGTAAAGGGACACAT encodes:
- the LOC8080143 gene encoding WAT1-related protein At5g64700 gives rise to the protein MGSGNGKVYATVVLIRLIYAGMHILTKAAFNEGTSTTVFVFYRHAVAAIFLLPFAFLEIRKRPAPPLTFRLSVKIFAHGFYGMAGTINLYCIGLKYASATSSSAIFNIVPVVAFILAVMFRMETLKLRSVHGMAKASGILLCVAGVVVLALYQGPQLKSMNHHQLLQHHVSAAAAHHSNREWALGIFLMTTSVVIWSLWTVKQGPLLLEYPSKLLNTTLQCAFASVQSLAIALALERDFSRWKLAGPVSLASVLFTGIVVAAISYYLQIWVIEKKGPVFLSMSMPLSLVFTMAIASFLLGEDVSLGSIIGSVLLVAGLYNVLWGKSREDKQQAAAGETTTDSGRDKAEDVEKNAAAVQPADGEEEQDHGTHGDARGRGQSLT